TACCAGAAAATTATTCCTTATCTGAGCTAGCTGATATTATATTGGAAGCATTTGGATTTACGCGAGATCATCTTATAGGATTTTATGATAATTGGAAAAGCTATACAAATTCTAACGAAATTTACGAAGAAAGAGATTTTGATTTTTTCCCAAACAATAGTAAAGGTTTAAAGGCAAAGATAAAAAAAGTCTTTAATGAGCCAAATAAAAGGATGTTAATGATATTTGATTATGGTGACATGTGGCATTTTTTAATAGATTTTAAAGGTATAAAAAAGGTAAGTACTGTTGAGAATAAACAAATAGTCGTAAGTAGGAAGGGTAATCCATTTTCTCAGTATTCAGATTATGATGAGGGCTATGAAGACTAAGAAGGTAAATTTTATTTAAAGATATTCCTGTTTTTTGATAAACTAATGATTCTATGATATGCTTTTGTAGATGATTTACTCAGTCTTAGTAAAAGAGCCAATTTGTAAAATATTTTTACTTCTTTTTAAAGCTTAATAAAATTGGATGATGCCAAATTGGCAAACAACTTGAAAAAAATATATTTATAGCTATATTTGTCTTCTGTTTAAAAAGAAGAGGTGTTTAAATGTTTAAAGGGACTACCGTACTTGCGGTAAAACGCGATTCAAAGGTTGCAATAGGAGCCGATGGGCAGGTGACATTTGGCCATACTGTGTTAAAGCCAAATGCCAAGAAGATTAGAAAACTGATGAATGGTAGTATCATATGTGGATTTGCCGGGTCAACTGCTGACGCATTTACGCTTATGGAGAGATTTGAAAAGAAATTGGAGCAATATTCAGGTCAGCTTTTGCGTGCTGCTGTTGAGTTGGCAAAAGATTGGAGGACTGACAAATACTTAAGAAATTTAGAGGCGATGATGATAGTAGCTGATAAGGATAATTTGTATCTTTTAACAGGTAACGGGGATGTGGTAGAACCTGTTAATGGAATAGCTGCTATTGGCTCAGGGGGGCCATATGCTCACGCTGCTGCACTTGCTTTGGTCGAAAATACTGATTTAGACTCAAAGAGCATTGTGGAAAAAGCATTAACAATTGCCGGGAATATTTGTATTTACACAAATACACAACTTACAATAGAGGTGATAGAGTAATGGAACTTTCAATGGAAAATTTAACTCCCAAACAGATTGTAAATATTTTGGATAAATACATTGTAGGTCAAAAAAATGCCAAAAAGGCCGTAGCGGTTGCTTTGAGAAACAGATATCGTAGGATGCAATTACCCAAGGGATTGCAGGAAGAGATTTCTCCTAAAAATATAATTATGATTGGGCCTACAGGTGTGGGGAAAACAGAGATAGCAAGAAGGTTGGCAAAACTTACAAAATCCCCATTTTTAAAAATTGAAGCCAGCAAATTTACTGAAGTGGGATATGTCGGACGTGATGTGGAGTCCATGATAAGAGATTTAGTAGAGATTTCTATCAATATGGTAAAGCAAGAGATGAAACAG
The window above is part of the Deferrivibrio essentukiensis genome. Proteins encoded here:
- a CDS encoding plasmid pRiA4b ORF-3 family protein, whose translation is MENVYLFRVVQNRYFDYPKIRGMPTIEISIPENYSLSELADIILEAFGFTRDHLIGFYDNWKSYTNSNEIYEERDFDFFPNNSKGLKAKIKKVFNEPNKRMLMIFDYGDMWHFLIDFKGIKKVSTVENKQIVVSRKGNPFSQYSDYDEGYED
- the hslV gene encoding ATP-dependent protease subunit HslV — translated: MFKGTTVLAVKRDSKVAIGADGQVTFGHTVLKPNAKKIRKLMNGSIICGFAGSTADAFTLMERFEKKLEQYSGQLLRAAVELAKDWRTDKYLRNLEAMMIVADKDNLYLLTGNGDVVEPVNGIAAIGSGGPYAHAAALALVENTDLDSKSIVEKALTIAGNICIYTNTQLTIEVIE